A genome region from Lutra lutra chromosome 11, mLutLut1.2, whole genome shotgun sequence includes the following:
- the LRRC61 gene encoding leucine-rich repeat-containing protein 61 isoform X1 — translation MLPVGKPRKPHKRHTHSGSAGQEPPLCADSSVTGPRSPAAPLTSPGSKFHTRATNTSHGLGWGALGRLLETEVKLEFVDTEERAVSGHRKTGSSVSPKGSGRDPPLQRKRPHPLPSSSSVPSPDQVFLGEQEKVTPGLHVYSEKRQSCSRESPDLHAVASHVKCLVGPEWNKPKGDSGLCNLKSVLGQEPPGQPEKKASKQKARGQREDGEPTLKKSRDPALSPGQSPVATAPVQAAGLDRSEVGQPRESEKVKQADVLIAHLAREVRRLRRWKKRHLLAAVGEPSSLENLQKPPCLKKLVRILKAETKGWAFPRRSPSRLDTAGQKPASDIRRLFTADCRNVYHVTCPRCHASVPQGRWKGRFQTSGLLHHLVGKHGLERARRPAAASPGEKGEGTEEKKHKGLPASAEGLPSAGHGPGTSTSGDSGQQLAPGRPEPLFLAPPLLPASTKDEPVALPLAVTEGQSDPCAPSPPRAQAWNHSIAELLCSLALPLSFVSSPSFRRFMAQADPCYHVPPPAFFSNTALPLLHTAVDEQVCREMRRAEGGCAHLTVSAAAGDSAVDYVAVSAHWGAIRPGSRQGASESRRKQAVLWVRGLSQESTAEERQRELREQVNLWLSRTCLQPGFLVSGSCLSLEQAVRTEGYTHLPCFAHCLDSLVTNFLCHHQSVQIILGTVRAICSHFHSSARARQLLTQLQRRCGLPAQQPFWELSDHWVSAFRLMEWLVGQQRPLREYEEEHQLGKAGSALSAVFWSLTDSLVTLLRPFRVAVREASAARASLSQVLPQLRLLHIFVEQVPQHFEEQGGVEVGAAVRLAKGLALQLTTDRQLNELFHREEFVLATLLDPRFKGRIEAILPTGADIDHWKQVLVYKVKEIMVSEHPLPPSPSLHGPQTMRAVPTLSGGGARSLGAEGRGWKEPSRRSGSGSLLLGRKERSLLEQLESVGLLASERSGASLATESHLASIIVKKYLRENETIGAQEDPLVYWEKRQEVWPALARLATVYLSCPPTGAFSGSVCASLGSPALVQHNTPLPVGTIERLLFLKTNLENFPNYTTPPLLFPQEDLAEGEQASKADLCLTV, via the coding sequence ATGTTGCCAGTAGGAAAACCCAGGAAGCCCCACAAGAGACATACACATTCAGGCTCAGCGGGCCAGGAGCCGCCTCTCTGTGCCGACTCCTCTGTGACTGGACCCAGGAGCCCGGCTGCTCCCCTGACTTCTCCTGGCTCCAAGTTTCACACCAGAGCTACCAATACCTCTCACGGACTTGGCTGGGGTGCTTTGGGGCGCCTGCTGGAGACGGAGGTTAAGCTAGAGTTTGTAGATACAGAAGAGAGGGCTGTCAGTGGCCACAGGAAAACTGGGTCCTCTGTCTCCCCGAAAGGGAGTGGACGGGATCCGCCTCTACAGAGGAAGAGACCTCATCCCCTCCCCAGTTCCTCGTCGGTCCCGTCACCTGACCAAGTGTTCCTGGGAGAGCAGGAAAAAGTCACCCCGGGCCTCCATGTCTACAGCGAGAAGAGACAATCCTGCTCCCGGGAGAGCCCCGATCTTCACGCCGTGGCCTCCCACGTGAAGTGCCTGGTCGGCCCTGAGTGGAATAAGCCAAAGGGAGACTCTGGCCTCTGTAACCTCAAATCTGTGCTTGGGCAGGAGCCCCCTGGGCAGCCCGAGAAGAAGGCATCCAAACAGAAGGCGCGTGGACAGAGAGAGGACGGGGAGCCCACACTAAAGAAGTCGAGAGACCCAGCGCTCAGCCCGGGCCAGTCCCCTGTGGCCACAGCGCCAGTCCAGGCGGCCGGTCTGGACAGGTCCGAGGTGGGCCAGCCCCGTGAGAgtgagaaggtgaagcaggctgACGTCCTCATAGCCCATCTGGCCAGGGAGGTGCGCCGCCTCAGGAGGTGGAAGAAGAGGCATTTGCTCGCTGCTGTCGGGGAGCCGTCGTCCCTGGAGAACCTCCAGAAGCCGCCGTGCCTGAAGAAGCTGGTCAGAATTCTGAAGGCAGAGACCAAGGGTTGGGCTTTCCCTAGGCGTTCCCCCAGCCGCCTGGACACGGCGGGGCAGAAGCCGGCGTCCGACATCAGACGGCTGTTCACTGCTGACTGCAGGAACGTCTACCACGTCACCTGCCCTCGCTGTCATGCTAGCGTCCCACAGGGCAGATGGAAGGGCCGTTTCCAAACCTCAGGCCTGCTCCATCACTTGGTGGGTAAGCATGGGCTGGAGAGAGCAAGGAGGCCAGCCGCAGCCAGcccaggggagaagggggaggggaccGAGGAGAAAAAGCACAAGGGTCTGCCCGCCAGCGCCGAAGGGCTCCCGTCAGCAGGACATGGCCCTGGTACCTCCACTTCGGGAGACAGTGGCCAGCAGCTGGCCCCGGGCAGGCCTGAGCCACTGTTCCTGGCTCCACCCCTCTTGCCTGCTTCTACCAAAGATGAACCTGTTGCTCTCCCGCTAGCGGTCACGGAGGGCCAGAGTGACCCCTGCGCCCCCAGCCCGCCCCGAGCCCAGGCCTGGAACCATAGCATCGCAGAGCTGCTCTGTAGCCTGGCCTTGCCGCTCTCCTTTGTTTCGTCCCCGTCTTTCAGAAGGTTTATGGCCCAGGCGGACCCTTGCTACCACGTGCCGCCTCCAGCCTTCTTCTCCAATACCGCGCTGCCTCTGCTGCACACGGCCGTGGACGAGCAGGTGTGTCGGGAGATGCGGCGGGCCGAGGGCGGCTGCGCCCACCTCACCGTGTCCGCGGCTGCCGGGGACTCCGCTGTGGACTACGTGGCCGTCTCTGCCCACTGGGGGGCAATACGGCCGGGCAGTCGGCAGGGGGCGTCGGAGAGCCGCAGGAAGCAAGCCGTGCTCTGGGTTCGAGGCCTGTCCCAGGAGAGCACCGCGGAGGAGAGGCAGCGGGAGCTGCGGGAGCAGGTCAACCTGTGGCTCAGCCGCACCTGCCTGCAGCCGGGCTTCCTGGTATCGGGCAGCTGCCTCAGCCTGGAGCAGGCCGTGAGGACGGAGGGCtacacccacctcccctgctttGCCCACTGCCTCGACTCCCTGGTGACAAACTTCCTGTGTCACCATCAAAGCGTCCAGATCATCCTGGGGACGGTCAGGGCCATCTGCAGTCACTTCCACAGCTCCGCCAGGGCCAGGCAGCTGCTGACACAGCTGCAGCGGCGGTGCGGCCTCCCGGCCCAGCAGCCCTTTTGGGAGCTCTCAGACCACTGGGTGTCCGCCTTCCGCCTGATGGAGTGGCTGGTGGGGCAGCAGCGGCCGCTGCGGGAGTACGAGGAGGAGCACCAGCTGGGCAAGGCGGGTTCGGCCCTGTCGGCCGTGTTCTGGAGCCTGACGGACAGTCTGGTCACGCTTCTGCGGCCCTTCCGGGTGGCAGTCCGGGAGGCGAGCGCGGCTCGGGCTTCTCTGAGCCAGGTTCTGCCGCAGCTCCGCCTCCTACACATCTTCGTGGAGCAGGTGCCCCAGCACTTCGAGGAGCAGGGCGGCGTGGAAGTGGGGGCCGCCGTGCGGCTGGCCAAGGGCCTGGCCCTGCAGCTCACCACAGACCGGCAGCTCAACGAGCTCTTCCACCGCGAGGAGTTCGTGCTGGCAACCCTGCTCGACCCCCGCTTCAAGGGCCGGATCGAGGCCATCCTGCCCACAGGGGCCGACATTGACCACTGGAAGCAAGTTCTCGTGTACAAGGTGAAGGAGATTATGGTGTCTGAACACCCCTTGCCTCCCTCGCCCTCCCTGCACGGCCCCCAGACCATGCGTGCAGTCCCCACACTGAGCGGTGGGGGAGCCAGAAGCCTTGGGGCcgaggggaggggctggaaagAGCCCTCGCGGAGAAGCGGCTCTGGGTCTCTGCTGCTGGGCCGAAAGGAGAGGAGCTTGCTGGAGCAGCTGGAGAGTGTGGGGCTGCTGGCGTCTGAGAGAAGTGGTGCCTCCCTCGCCACCGAGAGCCACCTGGCCAGCATCATCGTCAAGAAGTACCTGCGTGAGAATGAGACGATCGGCGCCCAGGAGGACCCGCTGGTCTACtgggagaagaggcaggaggTCTGGCCGGCCCTGGCAAGACTGGCGACTGTCTATCTGTCCTGTCCCCCAACAGGGGCCTTCTCTGGAAGTGTCTGTGCCTCCCTGGGCAGCCCTGCTCTGGTGCAGCACAACACCCCTCTCCCCGTGGGGACCATCGAGCGTCTCCTCTTCCTGAAGACCAACCTGGAGAATTTCCCCAACTacaccacccctcccctcctcttcccccaggaaGACCTGGCCGAGGGGGAACAGGCCAGCAAGGCCGACCTCTGCCTGACTGTCTGA
- the LRRC61 gene encoding leucine-rich repeat-containing protein 61 isoform X2 — MESQGEKPAESDGVRVTPQLLKSRSGEFALESILLLKLRGLGLADLGCLGECLGLEWLDLSGNALTQLGPLASLRQLLVLNVADNRLTALEPLAACENLQSLNAAGNLLATPGQLQCLAGLRGLEYLRLRDPLARLSNPLCSSPSYWAAIRELLPGLKVIDGERVTGRGSEFYQLCRDLDSSLRSSPSPGPRATEAQPWVEPGYWESWPRQSSSILEEACRQFQHTLQECHDLDRQARDSLAQAERALSPASTTSSFVF, encoded by the coding sequence ATGGAGTCGCAGGGTGAGAAGCCGGCAGAGTCCGACGGGGTGCGCGTCACACCCCAGCTGCTCAAGTCTCGCTCGGGTGAGTTCGCGCTGGAGTCCATCCTGCTGCTGAAGCTTCGGGGCCTGGGGCTGGCGGAcctgggctgcctgggggagTGCCTGGGGCTCGAGTGGCTGGACCTGTCGGGCAACGCGCTCACGCAGCTGGGCCCGCTGGCCTCCTTGCGCCAGCTGCTGGTGCTCAACGTGGCCGACAACCGGCTGACGGCGCTGGAGCCGCTGGCTGCCTGCGAGAACCTGCAGAGCCTCAACGCCGCGGGCAACCTGCTGGCCACCCCCGGCCAGCTGCAGTGTCTGGCCGGCCTGCGGGGCCTCGAGTACCTGCGGCTTCGGGACCCCCTGGCCCGGCTTAGCAACCCACTGTGCAGCAGCCCCTCGTACTGGGCGGCCATCCGAGAGCTGCTCCCTGGCCTCAAGGTCATTGACGGTGAGCGTGTGACCGGCCGGGGCAGCGAGTTCTACCAGCTGTGCCGGGACCTGGATAGCTCCCTgcgctccagccccagccccggccccaggGCCACCGAGGCCCAGCCCTGGGTGGAGCCAGGCTACTGGGAGTCTTGGCCccgccagagcagctccatcctggAGGAGGCCTGCCGCCAGTTCCAGCACACCCTGCAGGAGTGCCACGACCTGGACCGCCAGGCCCGAGACAGCCTGGCCCAGGCCGAACGGGCGCTCAGCCCTGCCAGCACCACCTCGTCCTTCGTGTTTTGA
- the RARRES2 gene encoding retinoic acid receptor responder protein 2 isoform X1, producing MWQLLMPLALWLGAVGLGRAELTAAQQRGLQVALEEFHKHPPVQWAFRETGVDSATEKPFPAGTFVRLEFKLQQTSCRKKDWKKVECKIKPNGRKRKCLACIKLNSADKVLGRMVHCPIHTQALREPEEHQEAQCDRVERVGEDPHSYYFPGQFAFFKALPPS from the exons ATGTGGCAGCTGCTGATGCCGCTGGCCCTGTGGCTGGGCGCGGTGGGCCTGGGCAGAGCCGAGCTCACGGCAGCACAGCAGCGCGGCCTGCAGGTGGCCCTGGAAGAGTTCCACAAGCACCCACCCGTCCAGTGGGCCTTCAGGGAGACCGGCGTGGACAGCGCTACGGAAAAG CCCTTCCCTGCAGGGACCTTTGTGAGGCTGGAATTTAAGCTCCAGCAGACCAGCTGCCGGAAGAAGGACTGGAAAAAAGTGGAGTGCAAAATCAAGCCCAACGGG AGGAAGCGGAAATGCCTGGCCTGCATCAAACTGAACTCTGCAGATAAAGTCCTCGGCCGGATGGTCCACTGCCCCATACACACGCAGGCTCTCCGG GAGCCCGAGGAGCACCAGGAGGCTCAGTGCGACAGGGTGGAGCGCGTGGGCGAGGACCCCCACAGCTACTACTTCCCAGGACAGTTTGCCTTCTTCAAGGCCCTGCCCCCGAGCTGA
- the RARRES2 gene encoding retinoic acid receptor responder protein 2 isoform X2, whose amino-acid sequence MWQLLMPLALWLGAVGLGRAELTAAQQRGLQVALEEFHKHPPVQWAFRETGVDSATEKPFPAGTFVRLEFKLQQTSCRKKDWKKVECKIKPNGRKRKCLACIKLNSADKVLGRMVHCPIHTQALRVRVGRGGGEAGEEAGKMEKLVLWERSEPEA is encoded by the exons ATGTGGCAGCTGCTGATGCCGCTGGCCCTGTGGCTGGGCGCGGTGGGCCTGGGCAGAGCCGAGCTCACGGCAGCACAGCAGCGCGGCCTGCAGGTGGCCCTGGAAGAGTTCCACAAGCACCCACCCGTCCAGTGGGCCTTCAGGGAGACCGGCGTGGACAGCGCTACGGAAAAG CCCTTCCCTGCAGGGACCTTTGTGAGGCTGGAATTTAAGCTCCAGCAGACCAGCTGCCGGAAGAAGGACTGGAAAAAAGTGGAGTGCAAAATCAAGCCCAACGGG AGGAAGCGGAAATGCCTGGCCTGCATCAAACTGAACTCTGCAGATAAAGTCCTCGGCCGGATGGTCCACTGCCCCATACACACGCAGGCTCTCCGGGTAAGAgtgggcaggggaggtggggaggctggggaagaggctgggaagatggagaagctGGTCCTGTGGGAGAG GTCAGAGCCGGAAGCATAG